The Bacteroidota bacterium genome includes the window TTCGGGGGCAACGCCTGTTGTCCCTTTGCCATTTTTTGCGGCTGCAATAACACCTGCGATATGGGTGCCGTGGTTAAATCCAAAATCTTGCTGGACATCCCAGTTTTCTGTAGGGACAAATGACTTGCTCAGCGATTGATTGAGGTTGGGCGCAATGTCTACGTGGTCCGGATCAATTCCGTTGTCGATAATTGCAATACGGACGCCCTGACCTTTGCTTTTTTTCCATGCTTCCTCGGCATCGATGGCGTCGAGCCCCCACTGCAAATTGGATAGGTCCTGGGCGGCCTCTTCTGACGGTAACTCAGATTCGGGCAATCCAAGCAAAATGGTTTTGGCGGGGTCGATCCACTGGACTTCCGGATCATCGGATACAAGCGATACGCCAGCAAACCTGCGGACCCTGGCCTTAAGTCCCTGGTCGCCGTGAAAACAGACCAGGTGGGATGCACCCAGATTTATTTCGTTGCTTACTTCGCCGTGCTCAGCTGTGATATAAGATTTGAGTGCGCCAAGTTGCTGGTCCGAAACCTGGGCAATAAAATTATTCTGACCCCACGCCACGCGTGTGCCAAGGCATAAGAAGACAAAAACCAACAGCAAACGCGCCGGCAAATAAAAACTGGTTGTTGAAAAAGAAAATCGTAGCAACTGCATACGGCTTACAGTAGGGGCTTGATTTGGGTCTGTGGACAAGCTGTTTTGAGGGTTGCTGAAGCAGCAAGAAGGGTTTAGACTGAAGGGAGGCTGTCTAAGAAGTCCTTTTTTGAGATTTGCGCTTTGGTTTTGGACTACTGCCAAAAACCAGACCAAAACGGCTTCCTTTTTAGGGGATTTTAACTACAGCCCAAAGAAACGACAGGCTTATTTAAGTCGCATTGGTCAAGGACGGAAGTGTGTAGCAGTATTTGGCTACGCCGCATGCGCCAGCAAGCCCGAGAATTGATGGAGGTTTGGCGCAGGCGCGGTGGTAAATATCGAACACAGAACAAGGAACCCCTAATGTCGAAGGAAAATTCAATCACTCCTCACTCCTCACTCCTCACTCCTCACTCCTCACTCCTCACTCCTCACTCCTCACTCCTCACTCCTCACTCCTCACTCCTCACTCCTCACTAAAAAAGAACCGCACAGTAGCCGGCGGCCTGAGCAGGGCGCGCCGGTACTGTGCGGTGCTGTGTTGGGTATTGAGTTTTTTGGTTTACTTGAGCAATGTCATTACGCGGGATGCTGTGAAGTTGCCTGCAACAATTTTGTACAGGTAAACCCCGCTAGCAACCGATTGCCCGCCGGCATCTTTGCCGTTCCATGAAGTTGTGTAAGAACCCGCAACCATGGACTGGTTAACCAGCGATGCGACCTGGCGGCCCATCATGTCGTATACCGCGACCTGAACATCTGCCTGTTCTGCGAGATGGAAATTGATCGCTGTTGTCGGATTGAATGGGTTAGGATAGTTTTGCTCAATTGCAAAGCTGGTCGGGGTTTCTGTATCAAACCCGGCAGTTGCTACCAGATTGTCCGTTGCAGCAACGCCGTTGTCTCTGGTGCGCCAGAGTCCCAGTGCAGATTCTGCATCTACGCGACCGTGGCCAAAGAACGTGTCGTCACCAGGTGTGTCACCTAGTTTGTTAGCTGATGCCTTGAGCATGTTTTTGAGCTGTGCCGGGGTGGCGCCCTTTTTCCAACTCTTAAGCAGTGCTGCAACACCCGTCACGTGAGGGGCAGCCATGCTTGTGCCGGCAGCCCATCCCCAGCCTTCGTTGATTGTGCTGAAGACAAGGTCGAATACCCAGCAAGGCTGCGTTAATCCGCCAACCGTACAGGTCTCCGCTCCGGCATAAAGGGCGTCACCGCCTGGGCCAGCAAAATCGATGTGCCGGTCTCCATAGTTGGAATAGCTTGCCGGTACATCCATGTTTGTGCCCGGGTTCAGCCCCCAGCCTACTGGTGTAGTTGCTGAAACTGACAGAAAGTGCTTGGCACCACTTGGCAGTGCGATACAGCAGTTGTCTATGTTGAGGCTGTTGTTGCCAGCTGCAGCGATTAGCATTGTACCACGCTCGTTGGCGTACTCACCTACTGCATTGAGTATTTCTCTCAGTGCCCGCCCATCAGCACCAGCAGATCCTCCTTTAGGGAAAACCGCACCAAGGCTAAGGTTGGCAATGTCGACATCGTTGTCAGCGGCGTATACCACTGCATCGATTATCCAGCTGAAATTGCCACTTCCGGTGAATTCGGAAAGGACCTTCAGGGCAACCAGTTCAACTTCTGGTGCAACACCGATGGTACCAAGTCCGTTGTCGGCAGCAGCTATAGTGCCGGCTACGTGTGTGCCATGGTTAAAGCCAAATCCGGACTGGATATTCCAGTCCTCGTTCGGTACAAACGACTTGCTCAACGCACTGTTGAGGTTTGGCGCAAGGTCAGGATGTTCTGCGTCGATGCCACTGTCGAGGACAGCCACGCGTACGCCGGCGCCCCGCCTTTTTCGCCATGATTCGGGCGCATTGATAGCGTCATGCCCCCACTGAAGGTCGAAGAAAAAATCGTCATCGCCACTGTTAGGTGGATTGCCGAAGGTCTCTGCAGCGCCAACGATGGCCTGCATGTCTGGCTGGATCCACGCTACATTGGGATCGTTGGCCACCTGGTTGGCCGCTTTGTGTTGCCGGGCAAAGCGTTTTACCTGCCGATCTCCGCTGAAACAGACAACGGAGGTGCCATCTAACTGAATTACTTTGGTAATACTGCCGCCGGTTGCTGAAATATCTGATATGAAGGTATCCAGATTTTCAGTCTCAACGTGGGCGAGGAAGTTGTCTTGTGCTGAAGCTGTTGCTGCTATGAGCGGCAACATGAAAAAGAGCGTGAGCGCAACGCGCCACCACCTGGTAGAAGTTCGTCTCATCCTGAAATTCTTTTGAGTTAGGAGGGAATAGATCTGCAGAAAGGATGGCCGTGTCGCCTGCGCATGGTGGTGCAGGGATGGTAGGGTGCCGGCAGTATCGGTGAGCCGGCGTAGAAACCTTTGCTTGCAGGGATAGCTTCGGTGGTGAATCGAAACCGCGGTGCGTAGTGGGGCTCCCAATGAACAAAAAAAACTAAGGGATCTAATCAGCCATAGACGCCAATTAGAAAGAGAATTGCGTTACGGGGGCACATCTCGGGCTGGTCCATTGGCGCAGCCCGATTAGTGCAAAAAGCACGGTAGGCTCAATCTTACACTTCTGTGAGGGCCGGCGAAGGGCTATCAGGGGCAGATTCAACCAGGTCTGGTGCTTCCTCAGTTGCCGGCATAATAAGCCGGGCGCTACGGTCGTACGTGAAATAATTCCAGGCCCAGTTAAGCAAAACGTTCAACCGATTTCTGAAACCTACCAGTTGCATCAGGTGCAAAACGAGCCACATAACCCAGGCAAGAAACCCGGTGTTGCGGATACCTATGTCGAGCTGAGAAACCGCGGCATTGCGCCCAATGGTTGCCATGATACCGCGGCTTTTGTAGCTGAAGGGTGTTGCCGGCTTTCCGTTGAGGTGCCGGATGATCTGTTCTGCAACGTGTTGGCCGCCTTGCATGGCTACAGGCGCTAGTTGAGGGTCTATCTCTTCTGCTTTGTTTTTGCTTGCTGCAATGTCGCCAACGGCAAAAACCTGCTCGTGCCCTGGAATACTGAGATCCTCCGCTACGTCAATGCGGCCGGCGCGCGCAGTAGGCAGGCCCAGTATTTCTCCGAGCGGATTGGCACGCACGCCTGCTGCCCAGATCATGGTTTGCGTTGGAATCTGCGTGCCATCACCCAGGTGTACCGCATCGGGAGTCACCCGGACAACTTGTGTGTTGAGCATCACATTGACGCCACGTCGTTCAAGCTGCTTGCGTGCATAGGGCTGTAATTTTTCGTGGTAGGCATTTAACAGGTTGGATGATGCCTCAACCAGGTAGACTTGTGCTTTATCAACCGGCAGGTGGGGGAAATCTTTTTTGAGCACCTTCTGAAAGAGCTCGCATAATGCGCCGGCCATCTCAACACCTGTCGGGCCACCACCAACGACGACGACGTTAAGCAGGGTATCTGCGGTTGACTTGCGCAAGCGGTTTGCTGTTTCAAATCTTTCGATGATATGGGAGCGCAAGTTAACGGCTTCTGTGAGATTTTTTAAGCCAAAACCATGCTGTGCTGCGCCAGCAACGCCGAAAAAGTTGGTAGTGGCGCCGGCTGCGACAATCAGATAATCAAAGGGGATGCGGGTGCCGTCGAGGATGTGTAATTGCCGCTGTGCCCAGTCAACCCCTGTGACTTCGCCAAGATAAAAATCGAAGTTTTTCTGCTTATGGAAAATGCCGCGCACAGCGTGTGCAATTTCTTCAGCCTCCAGGCCGGCGGTAGCTACCTGGTAGAGTAGCGGTTGGAATGTGTGATAATTGTTTTTGTCGATAAGCAATACGTCGACTGGCGCGTTGCGCAGGTGCCGGGCTGCGCTCAATCCACCAAACCCAGCGCCTATTATTACAACTCTTGGTTTCATAATGCTACCTGGTTTAGCTTCTCAAATCGGTTAGGGTCTATACACGAAGGCGTCGGGCAAGTTGCTCTGCTTTTTCCCGCGCTTCATCTTCATCAATTGGGGGAATAGTAATCGCAGGTTTGGCTGCTTCGATTTCCAGCTTTTTAGTTTCAGCTGATTTCTCTTCATCAAGCAATACGTCCCATACCTGGCTTGTAACAATCGTTTCCAGGTTTTGAAGGCGCGATAGCAGTGCACTTTTCTCTGATTCTGAAGACTCCAGTTTTTTCAGGAGGTCATTTACTTTGGTCTCCAGATGTTCGGTCGATTCTCCAAGTTGAAGTTGCTTCTCCTTAAAACTCAACCATTCCTTGAATGCACCGAATAAAATGCCGGCAATGGGGATGAGTATCCAGCTAAAGGCCCAAAATGCCATGTTGTGCTTCTTGTGTGGTTAATTGATGCTACAATGCAAGATACGTCTTTTCCAGCATGAAGGGTTCAGTATGGCGTTCGAAAAATTCTCAAGTTGCTGTTGTGCTGCAAAATTATCTTGAACTTTTTCTACAGGCCGGGAACCTAACCAGAATTGCGGAGCCTTTTGCTAAATATGTGGTAATAAACAAATTAACTAACACCTACGGTCGCTTTTCTTAGTGTTTCAAGAGCGCAACATATTTCGCTTCTCGGTTAAAGGGTTTCTCAGTGGTCTGCTTGGCAGGTCGATGAAGCCAGGGCGGAAGTATCGGTTGTCGCGAAAAGCGATGGAGGCCCTGGTTGGCTTCCGCATTGGGGATATGGCCCTTTATGAGCGCGCCATGCGACATCGGTCCTTGTTACGTGGCGAGCCGGAATCTGGTACCCGGTCAAACGAACGCCTCGAATTCCTCGGAGATGCCGTGCTTGGTTTTATAACGGCAGAACATCTCTTTGAACATTTTCCCGAAAAAGATGAAGGGTTTCTTACCCGGTTGAGGGCAAAATTGGTTAACGGGAAGGCCCTTGCAATTTGTGCAGAAGAAATCAACCTGGGCTCCCTCATCCTGATGAGCAAGAATATGGTGCAGGAGCAAGGCCGGCAAAATCGCACCATTCTCGCTGATGCCTTCGAAGCGCTCATTGGAGCCATTTATCTTGATCAGGGGTTGGATACTGCCCGGCATTTTATTGAGCGCACGATGCTGAATCAAGTTGACCTCAAGGCGCTCGCCCAGCAATACGATAACTTTAAAAGCCTGCTGCTCGAATATGCCCAGGCGAGAAGTTGGGCCCAGCCTATCTACCGCGTTGTGTCCGAAGAAGGCCCCAGCCACGCCAAAACGTTTTCAGTTGATGTAATCCTGAAAGGGGAGCCACACGGTCGTGGGCAGGGAGGGAGCAAAAAAATGGCTGAACAACGCGCCGCCAAAGAAGCCTTGAAACTCCTCCGCAGTAAACCCCGCACCTGACGTCTCTTTCACAGCCGTTTCTGGCAATTTGAACCATCTTTCGTGAAGAAAATGCGGGGGTGGCTTGCCTTGGAAACTTCCTGTATATTCTGGTCTACTAGGGGCATATTCGAAGCGCTTCCCACCACGCCTCACTTACCTACCGAAAATTGCACAAAGGCATGGCCATAAATCTGTCTTTTACCGATAAATTTACCCGCCGTCACAATGGCTCTTCCAGCGAAGAAGTACAGCAAATGCTGGAAACCGTTGGCTTAAAATCAATGGATGCGCTTGCGCAGGCAACTGTGCCCTCGTCGATTCTGAGAGCGGAAGCGCTTGCCTTGCCCCCAGCGTTGTCAGAGTATGAGCTCTTACAACGTGTGAAGGAGCTTGCCGGCCAAAACGAAGTCTACCGCTCTTTTATTGGGATGGGATATCATGACACGGTTACCCCGCCCGCCGTGCAGCGTAATGTTCTTGAAAACCCTGCATGGTACACGCAGTACACGCCTTATCAGGCTGAAATTTCGCAGGGGCGGCTCGAGGCGTTGCTCAATTTTCAAACGATGATCATCGACCTGACGGGTATGGAGATAGCCAACTCGTCTCTCCTTGATGAAGGTACTGCTGCTGCAGAGGCCATGATGATGTTCAGCCGGCTGTCGCGCCGTTCCGGGAAAACAGCCTTCTTTATTGATGAGCGCTGTCACCCGCAAACAATAGACGTCGTGGCAACGCGGGCAGAGCCTCTTGGTATCGATATCCGGGTTGGCAACTTTGCCGACTACACCTTTGCTGAAGACGTATTTGGTGCCCTCCTGCAGTATCCCGCCACTGATGGCGAAGTGGTAGACTATGCCGCGTTCTGCGAAGCTGCCCATGACAGTGACGCCTATGTTGTTGTTGCAGCCGACTTGCTAAGCCTGGCGCTCTTGACGCCACCGGGGGAGTTTGGGGCGGATGTTGTTGTTGGTAACTCGCAGCGTTTTGGTGTCCCTCTTGGCTACGGTGGGCCGCATGCAGCATTTTTTGCCACACGGGAAACCTACAAACGTCAGGTGCCGGGCCGTATCATTGGCGTATCGATTGATGCAGACGGTCGGCCAGCGCTCCGGATGGCCTTACAAACACGTGAGCAGCACATTCGCCGGGACAAGGCGACCTCGAATATTTGTACAGCCCAGG containing:
- a CDS encoding S8 family serine peptidase; translated protein: MRRTSTRWWRVALTLFFMLPLIAATASAQDNFLAHVETENLDTFISDISATGGSITKVIQLDGTSVVCFSGDRQVKRFARQHKAANQVANDPNVAWIQPDMQAIVGAAETFGNPPNSGDDDFFFDLQWGHDAINAPESWRKRRGAGVRVAVLDSGIDAEHPDLAPNLNSALSKSFVPNEDWNIQSGFGFNHGTHVAGTIAAADNGLGTIGVAPEVELVALKVLSEFTGSGNFSWIIDAVVYAADNDVDIANLSLGAVFPKGGSAGADGRALREILNAVGEYANERGTMLIAAAGNNSLNIDNCCIALPSGAKHFLSVSATTPVGWGLNPGTNMDVPASYSNYGDRHIDFAGPGGDALYAGAETCTVGGLTQPCWVFDLVFSTINEGWGWAAGTSMAAPHVTGVAALLKSWKKGATPAQLKNMLKASANKLGDTPGDDTFFGHGRVDAESALGLWRTRDNGVAATDNLVATAGFDTETPTSFAIEQNYPNPFNPTTAINFHLAEQADVQVAVYDMMGRQVASLVNQSMVAGSYTTSWNGKDAGGQSVASGVYLYKIVAGNFTASRVMTLLK
- a CDS encoding NAD(P)/FAD-dependent oxidoreductase codes for the protein MKPRVVIIGAGFGGLSAARHLRNAPVDVLLIDKNNYHTFQPLLYQVATAGLEAEEIAHAVRGIFHKQKNFDFYLGEVTGVDWAQRQLHILDGTRIPFDYLIVAAGATTNFFGVAGAAQHGFGLKNLTEAVNLRSHIIERFETANRLRKSTADTLLNVVVVGGGPTGVEMAGALCELFQKVLKKDFPHLPVDKAQVYLVEASSNLLNAYHEKLQPYARKQLERRGVNVMLNTQVVRVTPDAVHLGDGTQIPTQTMIWAAGVRANPLGEILGLPTARAGRIDVAEDLSIPGHEQVFAVGDIAASKNKAEEIDPQLAPVAMQGGQHVAEQIIRHLNGKPATPFSYKSRGIMATIGRNAAVSQLDIGIRNTGFLAWVMWLVLHLMQLVGFRNRLNVLLNWAWNYFTYDRSARLIMPATEEAPDLVESAPDSPSPALTEV
- the rnc gene encoding ribonuclease III, with the translated sequence MKPGRKYRLSRKAMEALVGFRIGDMALYERAMRHRSLLRGEPESGTRSNERLEFLGDAVLGFITAEHLFEHFPEKDEGFLTRLRAKLVNGKALAICAEEINLGSLILMSKNMVQEQGRQNRTILADAFEALIGAIYLDQGLDTARHFIERTMLNQVDLKALAQQYDNFKSLLLEYAQARSWAQPIYRVVSEEGPSHAKTFSVDVILKGEPHGRGQGGSKKMAEQRAAKEALKLLRSKPRT